From one Bradyrhizobium sp. Ash2021 genomic stretch:
- a CDS encoding thermonuclease family protein, giving the protein MVLRNVIAALLLLASTSMAMSGDMTGQASVIDGDTLEIHGRRIRLWGIDAPESSQLCRSDDSLQYRCGAKAANDLDAFIARRPVSCVPVSLDQYGRTVATCSVDGADLAEWLVRNGLALDWPRYSRGRYDPAQRGAEHTGRGIWVGSYVAPWLYRACMREGGTPGGCSDDTNAHP; this is encoded by the coding sequence ATGGTTTTGCGAAACGTGATAGCCGCGCTGTTGCTGCTCGCGTCGACCAGCATGGCCATGTCCGGCGACATGACCGGACAAGCCAGCGTCATCGACGGAGACACGCTCGAAATTCACGGTAGGCGCATTCGCCTTTGGGGCATAGACGCGCCGGAAAGCAGCCAGCTTTGCCGGAGTGATGATAGCTTGCAGTATCGCTGCGGCGCGAAGGCCGCGAATGATCTGGATGCCTTCATCGCCCGACGGCCGGTGAGCTGCGTTCCCGTGTCGCTCGATCAATATGGGCGGACCGTGGCGACGTGCTCGGTGGACGGCGCCGACCTCGCGGAATGGCTTGTCCGCAACGGCCTCGCGCTCGATTGGCCGCGATATTCGAGGGGAAGGTACGACCCCGCTCAACGCGGCGCCGAGCACACCGGGCGCGGGATATGGGTCGGGAGCTACGTTGCGCCGTGGCTCTATCGCGCCTGCATGCGCGAGGGCGGAACGCCGGGCGGCTGTTCGGATGACACGAATGCCCATCCGTGA
- a CDS encoding AAA family ATPase has protein sequence MRGFIPPDYLLDGILQRRFCYSFTARTGTGKTAIMLRIAAHVALGRPLGSRNVERGKVLYFAGENPDDIRMRWIAMSAEMGFDVDTVEVYFIAGTFKILVLQKSQNGARSISRQTTKQAANAYRPRPKRANEVACEFIVG, from the coding sequence GTGCGGGGGTTTATCCCGCCCGATTACCTTCTAGATGGCATCCTGCAGCGCCGGTTCTGCTACAGCTTCACAGCAAGAACCGGTACCGGCAAGACGGCAATCATGCTGCGTATTGCCGCGCATGTCGCGCTCGGCAGGCCGCTCGGCAGCCGCAATGTCGAGAGGGGAAAGGTTCTCTATTTCGCCGGCGAGAATCCAGATGACATCCGAATGCGCTGGATCGCGATGTCGGCGGAGATGGGTTTCGACGTCGATACGGTCGAGGTCTACTTCATCGCCGGCACGTTCAAGATTTTAGTGTTGCAAAAGTCCCAAAATGGAGCCCGATCAATTTCCCGCCAAACGACGAAACAAGCAGCAAATGCGTATCGACCTCGTCCCAAACGCGCTAACGAAGTAGCCTGTGAGTTCATCGTGGGATGA
- a CDS encoding MFS transporter: MAIEQTAQTARVPKNFRTVITAAAGGNVIEWYDFYIFGSLATILSVKFFEKSHPVAALLSTIALFTAGFLVRPLGALLFGWMGDRVGRKYTFILTLVGMALGTGAIGLIPTFEQIGLSAAIILFCLRMLQGLCLGGSYGGAITYVAEHVPEERRGYYTSWLQTSPTLGIVLSLVVIIAVRSYFGETVFNDWAWRIPFLFSFLLVFITLYMRANFEESPVYEEIKAKGKTSKNPWREAFLNPANLKYVVIATIVVLGEGVVWYSSQFWPLFYLQTVSKVDTLSSSFIVGIGLVIGTPSLIFFGWLSDKIGRKPVILGGFFLAALTYFPLFTWLGAATQPGHINYPIAILIIAILVCYVGMVYGPIGAFLAEFFPGRIRYTAVSMPYMIGNGWGGGLVPFITTAAFTATGSLAYALIYPIAVPVVCLVLSLFLMPETRHMKIWGADAA, encoded by the coding sequence ATGGCAATAGAACAAACGGCTCAAACCGCTCGAGTTCCGAAGAACTTTCGGACCGTGATCACGGCCGCGGCCGGGGGAAACGTCATCGAGTGGTATGACTTTTATATTTTCGGGAGCTTGGCCACGATCTTGTCGGTCAAATTCTTCGAAAAGAGCCATCCCGTCGCGGCCCTGCTCAGCACGATCGCGTTGTTCACCGCCGGGTTCCTGGTCCGTCCATTGGGGGCGCTTCTGTTCGGCTGGATGGGAGACCGCGTCGGCCGCAAATATACGTTCATCTTGACGCTTGTCGGCATGGCGCTAGGTACGGGTGCGATCGGGTTGATTCCGACCTTCGAACAGATCGGCTTGAGCGCCGCGATCATTCTGTTCTGTTTGCGAATGCTCCAGGGACTTTGCCTGGGCGGTTCATACGGCGGCGCCATCACCTATGTCGCCGAGCACGTGCCGGAAGAACGCCGCGGTTACTATACCTCATGGCTGCAGACCTCGCCGACCCTCGGCATCGTACTGTCGCTCGTCGTGATCATCGCTGTACGCAGCTATTTCGGCGAGACCGTATTCAATGACTGGGCCTGGCGCATCCCGTTCTTGTTCTCCTTCCTGCTGGTGTTCATCACCCTCTACATGCGTGCAAACTTCGAGGAGTCGCCAGTCTACGAGGAGATCAAGGCCAAGGGGAAGACGAGCAAGAATCCGTGGCGCGAGGCCTTCCTCAACCCCGCCAACTTGAAGTACGTGGTGATCGCGACCATTGTCGTTTTGGGCGAGGGCGTGGTCTGGTACAGCAGCCAGTTCTGGCCCCTGTTCTACCTGCAGACGGTTTCCAAAGTGGACACGCTGTCCAGCTCCTTCATCGTGGGCATCGGCCTAGTCATCGGCACCCCGTCACTCATCTTCTTCGGCTGGCTGTCCGACAAGATCGGCCGAAAGCCGGTGATCCTGGGCGGCTTCTTCCTGGCGGCGCTCACCTACTTTCCGCTGTTCACCTGGCTCGGGGCGGCCACGCAGCCAGGCCATATCAACTATCCGATCGCGATCTTGATCATCGCGATCCTCGTCTGCTACGTTGGCATGGTGTACGGGCCGATCGGCGCGTTCCTGGCCGAATTCTTCCCCGGCAGGATCCGCTACACGGCGGTGTCCATGCCGTACATGATCGGCAACGGCTGGGGCGGTGGCTTGGTGCCGTTCATCACCACGGCGGCCTTCACGGCAACGGGCAGTCTCGCCTATGCTCTGATCTACCCGATCGCTGTTCCTGTGGTATGCTTGGTGCTCTCCCTGTTCTTGATGCCGGAGACGCGCCATATGAAAATCTGGGGTGCCGACGCGGCATAG
- a CDS encoding AEC family transporter — protein sequence MLSSRLKFSRETTGALMLVGGLANTSFVGLPMIEAFFGASNMATGILIDQLGSYLVLSTLGITVAAIYSAGTESKTVVFKRVLTFPPLLALIAAFILLPFEFPDWVSDALKRLGDTLAPLALVSVGFQLRFDQTSGLKTALATGLGFKLFLAPVVIASIYFTLLGTGEEITRVTLFEAGMGPMIGGAIVAAQHGLNPPLVSLMVGVGISLSFLTLPLWSYALHHL from the coding sequence ATGCTTTCCTCGCGTTTGAAATTCTCGCGCGAAACCACCGGGGCGCTGATGCTGGTCGGCGGGCTCGCGAATACATCTTTTGTCGGACTGCCGATGATCGAGGCCTTTTTCGGCGCTTCCAATATGGCGACCGGCATCCTGATAGATCAGCTGGGTAGCTACCTGGTCCTCAGCACATTGGGGATCACGGTCGCCGCCATTTATTCGGCGGGCACGGAATCCAAAACCGTTGTCTTCAAGCGGGTCCTCACATTCCCACCTTTGCTTGCCCTAATCGCGGCATTCATTCTGTTGCCCTTCGAGTTTCCCGATTGGGTTTCCGACGCGCTCAAGCGCCTGGGTGACACGCTTGCCCCGCTTGCTCTCGTTTCAGTCGGCTTCCAATTGAGGTTTGACCAAACCAGCGGACTTAAGACCGCGCTTGCCACAGGCCTGGGGTTCAAGCTGTTCCTTGCACCTGTTGTGATCGCGTCCATTTACTTCACCTTGTTGGGCACCGGCGAAGAAATCACCCGAGTGACCCTGTTTGAAGCTGGGATGGGCCCGATGATTGGCGGTGCAATCGTCGCGGCCCAGCACGGCCTGAACCCGCCACTGGTCTCGTTGATGGTCGGAGTTGGCATATCACTTTCGTTTCTCACACTGCCGCTGTGGTCCTACGCCTTGCACCACCTTTGA
- a CDS encoding IS1380 family transposase — protein sequence MPTECSAELFEFAPVASRPVIAGFDGGAITSDAGALLLGATDRAIGLVGRFAECFIDRRHPRLVEHLVPTLVGQRVFGIALGYEDINDHDELRHDPVMAVLAGKLAARRGDCAPVAGKSTLNRLELSRDVATRYHKIAHDPSAIEALFVTLFLEAHKTAPQEIVLDLDATDDPLHGHQEGRFFHGYYDCYCYLPLYIFCGRHLLAAKLRPANIDAAAGSVEEIARIVAQIRARWPHTRIILRADSGFARDTLMSWCEANGVDFIFGLARNVRLARTIEAELAEARDESQASGEPARRFKELIWSTRKSWSRKRRVIVKAEWTKGEANPRFIVTSLTGADGEGRHLYEAVYCARGEMENRIKECQMDLFADRTSTATMKANQLRLYCASMAYVLIEGLRRIALQATDLADASCGTIRRKLFKIGALVTISVRRIKFAMASGCPYKAVFATARQALIAAANTS from the coding sequence ATGCCGACAGAGTGTAGCGCAGAACTGTTCGAGTTTGCACCCGTAGCAAGCCGTCCGGTGATAGCGGGTTTTGATGGTGGAGCGATCACGTCGGACGCCGGGGCGCTGCTGTTGGGCGCAACCGATCGGGCGATCGGGCTGGTTGGTCGGTTTGCCGAATGCTTCATCGATCGGCGGCACCCCCGGCTCGTCGAACATCTTGTACCGACGCTGGTCGGGCAGCGGGTCTTCGGGATTGCGCTCGGTTACGAGGACATCAACGACCACGACGAGCTGCGGCACGATCCGGTGATGGCGGTGCTGGCGGGCAAGCTGGCGGCCCGGCGGGGGGACTGCGCACCGGTGGCCGGCAAATCGACGCTGAACCGACTGGAGCTGAGCCGGGATGTGGCGACGCGTTACCACAAGATCGCGCACGATCCGTCGGCGATTGAAGCCTTGTTTGTCACGCTGTTCCTGGAGGCGCACAAGACGGCGCCCCAGGAGATCGTCCTCGATCTCGACGCGACCGACGATCCGCTGCATGGGCACCAGGAGGGGCGGTTCTTCCACGGCTACTACGACTGCTACTGCTATCTGCCGCTGTACATCTTCTGCGGCCGTCACTTGCTGGCGGCGAAGCTGCGGCCCGCCAACATCGATGCCGCGGCCGGTTCGGTCGAGGAGATCGCCCGGATCGTGGCGCAGATCCGCGCGCGCTGGCCGCACACGCGCATCATTCTGCGCGCCGACTCGGGCTTTGCGCGCGACACGCTGATGAGCTGGTGTGAGGCCAATGGGGTCGACTTCATCTTCGGGCTTGCCAGGAACGTCCGTCTTGCGCGCACGATCGAGGCCGAATTGGCCGAGGCCCGCGACGAGAGCCAGGCGAGCGGGGAGCCGGCGCGCCGCTTCAAGGAGCTGATCTGGTCGACCCGCAAGAGCTGGAGCCGCAAGCGGCGGGTCATCGTCAAGGCGGAGTGGACGAAAGGCGAGGCCAATCCGCGCTTCATCGTCACCTCGCTGACCGGCGCCGATGGCGAGGGCCGGCATCTCTACGAAGCAGTCTACTGCGCCCGCGGCGAGATGGAGAACCGCATCAAAGAATGCCAGATGGACCTGTTCGCCGATCGCACCTCCACCGCCACCATGAAGGCCAACCAGTTGCGGCTTTACTGCGCCTCGATGGCCTACGTGCTGATCGAGGGCCTACGTCGCATCGCTCTGCAGGCGACCGACCTGGCCGATGCCAGCTGCGGCACCATTCGCCGCAAGCTGTTCAAGATCGGCGCGCTCGTCACCATCAGCGTTCGCCGCATCAAGTTCGCCATGGCGTCCGGCTGTCCCTACAAGGCCGTCTTTGCCACTGCACGTCAGGCTCTCATCGCTGCCGCCAACACGAGCTGA
- a CDS encoding LuxR C-terminal-related transcriptional regulator, with product MIGLDGVSAQALSDTIGAIYDCALDPHQWPDTCRKIADLCESTAGGICVHDMRHVQNDQLFVFGYQPEFLEKLGKNYAQTPMAAADIVSNIGHVSALSMEPHELLESRFYREVLKPFGLLDIIWFPALRTGGRMASMHASRSEKAPHYQQLDIGLFKLLSPHVCRALTISDALDIRALRSEMLEKTLDVLVAGVFLTARDGRVVYMNDAAERQTRTGNSIRIVNNRISPTDPTARAALSKAIDEASRDDIDMDMSEHSLAIPDVDGAGYIATLLPVDRGQRSGIIAPFAASVAVFTKDPAQAPLMPGEAFARLYRLTGGELRVLLALAQGLGAKEAADMLGISEPTVRTHLQHMFSKTDTPRQSDLLRLLQNSTPQIRAPQQPVH from the coding sequence GTGATCGGTTTGGATGGAGTCTCCGCCCAGGCGTTATCTGACACGATCGGCGCGATTTATGATTGCGCGCTCGATCCGCATCAGTGGCCGGACACTTGCCGGAAGATTGCCGATCTGTGTGAAAGCACAGCGGGCGGCATCTGCGTTCACGATATGCGACACGTGCAAAATGACCAGTTGTTCGTGTTCGGATACCAGCCGGAATTCCTGGAAAAGCTGGGAAAGAACTATGCACAAACACCAATGGCAGCAGCGGACATCGTCTCCAATATTGGCCACGTCAGCGCCCTCTCCATGGAACCCCACGAATTGCTTGAAAGCCGGTTCTATAGAGAAGTGCTAAAGCCGTTCGGACTACTGGATATAATCTGGTTTCCTGCGTTGCGGACCGGCGGCCGCATGGCTTCCATGCACGCCTCCCGGAGCGAGAAGGCCCCGCATTACCAACAGCTAGATATCGGCCTGTTCAAGCTCCTGTCCCCGCACGTCTGCCGCGCACTCACCATCTCGGATGCGCTCGATATCAGGGCGCTGAGGTCGGAGATGCTGGAAAAGACGCTTGATGTACTTGTCGCGGGTGTTTTCCTCACGGCACGCGATGGCCGCGTTGTCTATATGAACGACGCTGCTGAGCGCCAGACCAGGACCGGCAATTCCATTCGCATCGTAAACAACCGGATTTCTCCCACCGATCCCACCGCGCGCGCGGCCCTATCGAAAGCCATTGACGAGGCGTCGCGCGACGACATCGACATGGATATGAGCGAACATTCCCTGGCAATCCCGGATGTCGACGGCGCCGGCTACATTGCAACCCTGCTTCCGGTGGATCGTGGTCAGCGCAGCGGCATTATCGCGCCGTTTGCAGCATCGGTCGCTGTGTTCACGAAGGATCCTGCTCAGGCGCCCCTCATGCCGGGCGAGGCCTTTGCTAGGCTTTACAGGCTGACCGGCGGCGAACTTCGCGTGCTCCTAGCGCTTGCCCAGGGGCTCGGCGCCAAGGAGGCGGCCGACATGCTCGGCATCAGCGAGCCGACCGTGCGCACTCATCTGCAGCACATGTTCTCCAAGACCGACACGCCCCGGCAGTCCGACCTCCTGCGCCTGTTGCAGAACTCGACGCCCCAAATCCGGGCCCCACAGCAGCCTGTTCATTAA
- a CDS encoding hemerythrin domain-containing protein, which produces MVIEILCQEHRNIEKLLLVLERELSVFARGDRPDYEVVHAVIAYFQVYPDAYHHPTEDMVFEKLKVRDPAAAAKVGDLAADHRRGAEGLRRVARAVESVLADQELLRQNINDIIRDFIEQERRHIAMEERDFFPAAVKALQARDWAEIASRLTDQRNPLFSEVVEERFEVVRRHILQLEQEAEAERSAYC; this is translated from the coding sequence ATGGTCATTGAAATCTTGTGCCAGGAACATCGCAACATTGAAAAGTTGCTCCTCGTTCTCGAGCGCGAGCTGAGCGTCTTCGCTCGCGGAGACCGCCCTGACTACGAGGTAGTCCATGCGGTTATCGCTTATTTCCAAGTCTATCCCGATGCCTACCACCATCCGACGGAGGACATGGTATTCGAGAAGCTGAAGGTACGCGATCCCGCCGCGGCCGCGAAGGTCGGCGATCTCGCGGCCGATCACCGGAGGGGCGCCGAAGGTTTGCGCCGGGTCGCGCGGGCGGTCGAGAGCGTACTAGCTGACCAGGAACTCCTGCGGCAAAACATCAACGACATCATTCGCGACTTCATCGAGCAGGAACGGCGCCATATCGCCATGGAAGAGCGTGATTTCTTTCCGGCCGCGGTCAAGGCTCTGCAAGCTCGGGACTGGGCGGAGATCGCTTCGAGACTGACTGATCAGAGGAACCCGCTTTTCAGTGAGGTCGTCGAAGAGAGGTTCGAGGTCGTGCGAAGGCATATCTTGCAGCTGGAGCAGGAGGCTGAGGCGGAACGATCGGCGTATTGCTGA
- a CDS encoding c-type cytochrome — MLRRPIELSFEVMKRTGLKAAVLAMVASIAPAMAWDGDSSVRNCTWCHGTSAQGYMVAPRLAGQRPAYTESQIRSFREHTRDNPFSKQYMWGAVAALDARAARELAAYFATIAPKPANDGDKNLVATGRTIYMEGIPEANIASCYACHGPNAEGVREIPRLGGLAYFYLKARLEQWGQGYHSGPASPMPLVARQLGPNEIEALASYLSFVK, encoded by the coding sequence ATGCTGCGTCGGCCAATTGAATTGAGCTTTGAGGTCATGAAGCGCACCGGATTGAAAGCCGCGGTCCTGGCGATGGTCGCCTCAATCGCTCCCGCGATGGCCTGGGATGGCGACAGCAGCGTCCGCAACTGCACCTGGTGCCACGGAACATCGGCACAGGGTTACATGGTCGCCCCGAGGTTGGCCGGTCAGCGTCCGGCCTATACCGAAAGCCAGATCAGAAGCTTCCGCGAGCACACGCGTGACAATCCTTTTTCGAAGCAATACATGTGGGGCGCGGTGGCCGCGCTTGATGCTCGCGCCGCCCGCGAGCTCGCGGCCTACTTTGCGACGATCGCGCCCAAACCCGCCAATGACGGCGACAAGAATCTCGTGGCCACGGGCAGAACGATTTATATGGAGGGAATTCCGGAGGCCAACATTGCATCCTGCTATGCCTGTCATGGCCCGAACGCCGAAGGCGTGCGGGAAATTCCTCGCCTTGGGGGGCTTGCTTATTTCTACCTGAAGGCGCGGCTCGAGCAGTGGGGCCAAGGATACCATTCAGGTCCGGCCTCTCCGATGCCGCTGGTTGCGCGACAATTGGGCCCGAACGAAATTGAGGCGCTGGCTTCTTACCTCAGCTTTGTCAAGTAA